A genome region from Candidatus Krumholzibacteriia bacterium includes the following:
- the dcd gene encoding dCTP deaminase, with amino-acid sequence MSIKPDKWITRMVKEYGMIEPYADAQVSSNAVSFGVSSYGYDIRIADEFKIFTNINSTVVDPKNFDPRSFVDYKGDVAIIPPNSFALGRSVEYFRIPRNVLTICVGKSTYARCGIITNVTPFEPEWEGYVTLEISNTTPLPAKIYANEGIAQVLFFESDEDCLVSYKDKKGKYQKQVGITLPRVPGK; translated from the coding sequence ATGTCGATCAAGCCGGACAAGTGGATCACCCGTATGGTCAAGGAATACGGGATGATAGAGCCCTACGCGGATGCCCAGGTGAGCAGCAACGCCGTGTCCTTCGGCGTGTCGTCGTACGGGTACGACATCCGCATCGCAGACGAGTTCAAGATCTTCACCAACATCAACTCCACCGTGGTGGACCCCAAGAATTTCGATCCCCGCTCGTTCGTGGACTACAAGGGCGACGTGGCCATCATCCCCCCCAATTCCTTCGCGCTGGGGCGCAGCGTGGAGTACTTCCGTATTCCGCGCAATGTGCTCACCATCTGCGTGGGAAAATCGACCTACGCGCGCTGCGGCATCATCACCAATGTGACCCCCTTCGAGCCGGAATGGGAGGGCTACGTGACACTGGAGATATCCAACACAACACCGCTTCCGGCGAAGATCTACGCCAACGAGGGCATCGCGCAGGTACTGTTCTTCGAGAGCGACGAGGACTGCCTGGTGTCCTACAAGGACAAGAAGGGCAAGTACCAGAAGCAGGTGGGGATCACCCTGCCCCGGGTCCCCGGAAAATAG
- a CDS encoding DUF1931 domain-containing protein: MAKAAKKAASVELIISKSRTKGAAKGYNVSSEFYPALDKYVRMAIKAAGDRAKANKRKTLKPSDL; this comes from the coding sequence ATGGCAAAAGCTGCAAAGAAGGCCGCGAGCGTCGAGCTCATCATCTCCAAGTCGCGGACCAAGGGAGCGGCCAAGGGTTACAACGTGTCGAGCGAGTTCTATCCGGCGCTCGACAAGTACGTCCGCATGGCCATCAAGGCTGCCGGCGACCGCGCCAAGGCCAACAAGCGCAAGACGCTGAAGCCGTCCGACCTGTAG
- a CDS encoding class II glutamine amidotransferase, which produces MCRWMAYQGGSILLEELLFNAQSNLIDQSMSSRSAETPTNGDGFGVGWYGSRERPGLFRSIRPAWNDFNLRDLAGQIHAHLFLAHVRATSLATIQETNCHPFRYGNWLFVHNGEIFEVEKVRRDLMMAVDERYFNNIAGTTDSELMFHLALTFGLEKDPSAALARMAGFVEATARRHGVTESLWMTLGLSDGKRLFAVRYASDGDAPTLYHSQAVEELHRINPALREELGPQTRVVVSEPIGRFAEMWVEVPQGSLLEMQGGDLEIRPFQPTG; this is translated from the coding sequence ATGTGCCGGTGGATGGCCTACCAGGGCGGCTCGATTCTCCTGGAAGAGCTCCTGTTCAACGCTCAGAGCAACCTCATCGACCAGAGCATGAGTTCGCGTTCGGCGGAAACACCGACCAACGGCGACGGGTTTGGCGTGGGCTGGTACGGGTCACGAGAGCGCCCCGGCCTGTTCCGCAGCATCCGTCCCGCCTGGAACGACTTCAATCTGCGCGACCTGGCCGGCCAGATCCATGCGCATCTCTTTCTCGCGCACGTGCGCGCCACATCGCTGGCGACCATTCAGGAGACGAACTGCCACCCGTTCCGCTACGGGAACTGGCTGTTCGTGCACAACGGCGAGATTTTCGAAGTGGAGAAGGTGCGCCGCGACCTGATGATGGCTGTGGACGAGCGCTACTTCAACAACATCGCGGGAACGACAGACTCCGAACTGATGTTCCACCTCGCACTGACCTTCGGTCTCGAGAAGGATCCCTCCGCTGCACTCGCGCGCATGGCTGGTTTCGTTGAGGCAACCGCGCGCCGGCATGGCGTCACGGAATCCCTGTGGATGACGCTGGGGTTGAGCGACGGCAAGCGGCTCTTTGCCGTCCGCTACGCGAGCGACGGCGATGCGCCGACGCTGTATCACTCGCAAGCCGTGGAGGAGTTGCACCGCATCAACCCGGCTCTGCGCGAAGAGCTGGGACCACAGACGCGCGTGGTGGTCTCGGAGCCCATCGGGCGGTTCGCCGAGATGTGGGTGGAGGTCCCGCAGGGATCGCTGCTCGAAATGCAGGGCGGCGACCTGGAGATCCGTCCCTTCCAGCCGACCGGGTGA
- the guaB gene encoding IMP dehydrogenase, with translation MPDKILGTGVTFDDVLLVPAKSSFLPGDADVSTRLTKKIKLNIPIVSAAMDTVTEAQFAIAIAREGGLGFIHRNMTPERQAEQIDLVKRSESGVISNPITLGPSVLVRDAKALMKKYGVSGVPVTDKNGILVGILTARDLRFNDDDSLPIKKLMTAKGLVTAPVGIRMEAARKLLHEHRIEKLPVVDAKGYLRGLITVKDIQKKLDFPNACKDTLGRLRVGGAVGVGPEALVRAGLMAEAGVDVVTIDTAHGHTTNVMETIAAIKKKHRTLPVVAGNVATAAATRDLIKAGVDAIKVGMGPGAICTTRVVAGAGVPQITAIMDCASVASRAGIPLIADGGIKYSGDIVKAIAAGADVVMIGSLFAGTDETPGEVILYEGRSFKSYRGMGSIEAMKSGSKDRYGQADVEEAKLVAEGIEGRVPYKGRLSDSIYQLVGGLRAGLGYCGTANLADLRERGRFMMVTSAALRESHPHDVIITKEAPNYRLS, from the coding sequence ATGCCCGATAAGATCCTCGGGACGGGGGTGACGTTTGATGACGTTCTCCTCGTACCCGCGAAGTCGTCATTCCTTCCCGGCGACGCCGACGTTTCCACGCGCCTCACCAAGAAGATCAAGCTGAACATCCCGATCGTGTCGGCGGCCATGGACACGGTGACCGAGGCACAGTTCGCCATCGCCATCGCGCGCGAGGGCGGCCTTGGGTTCATCCACCGCAACATGACCCCGGAGCGGCAGGCGGAGCAGATCGACCTGGTCAAGCGCTCCGAGAGCGGTGTCATTTCCAACCCCATCACGCTGGGTCCGTCGGTGCTGGTGCGCGACGCCAAGGCGCTCATGAAGAAATACGGCGTGTCCGGCGTGCCCGTCACCGACAAGAACGGCATTCTGGTGGGCATCCTCACCGCGCGCGACCTGCGTTTCAACGACGACGACTCGCTGCCCATCAAGAAGCTCATGACCGCGAAGGGCCTTGTGACCGCACCGGTGGGCATCAGGATGGAGGCGGCGCGCAAGCTCCTGCACGAGCACCGCATCGAGAAGCTGCCGGTGGTGGACGCGAAGGGCTATCTGCGCGGGCTGATCACGGTGAAGGACATCCAGAAGAAGCTCGACTTTCCCAACGCCTGCAAGGACACGCTCGGCCGCCTGCGCGTGGGCGGTGCGGTGGGGGTGGGCCCCGAGGCGCTGGTGCGCGCGGGCCTGATGGCGGAGGCGGGCGTGGACGTGGTCACCATCGACACCGCGCACGGTCATACCACCAACGTGATGGAGACCATCGCCGCCATCAAGAAGAAGCACAGGACGCTACCGGTGGTGGCGGGCAACGTGGCCACCGCGGCCGCCACGCGTGACCTCATCAAGGCCGGCGTGGACGCCATCAAGGTGGGCATGGGTCCGGGTGCCATCTGCACCACGCGCGTTGTCGCCGGCGCCGGCGTCCCGCAGATCACCGCCATCATGGACTGCGCTTCGGTTGCGTCCAGGGCGGGCATCCCGCTCATCGCCGACGGCGGCATCAAGTACAGCGGCGACATCGTCAAGGCCATCGCCGCCGGCGCGGACGTGGTGATGATCGGCAGTCTCTTTGCCGGCACCGACGAAACACCGGGCGAGGTGATCCTCTACGAAGGCCGCAGTTTCAAGAGCTACCGCGGCATGGGTTCCATCGAGGCCATGAAGTCGGGGAGCAAGGACCGCTACGGCCAGGCCGACGTGGAGGAGGCCAAGCTCGTGGCCGAAGGCATCGAGGGTCGCGTGCCCTACAAGGGGCGCCTCTCAGACTCGATCTACCAGCTGGTGGGCGGCCTGCGCGCGGGACTGGGCTACTGCGGCACCGCCAACCTGGCGGATCTGCGCGAGCGCGGGCGTTTCATGATGGTCACCTCCGCTGCGCTGCGCGAGAGCCATCCGCACGACGTCATCATCACCAAGGAAGCCCCCAACTACCGTTTGAGTTAG
- a CDS encoding alpha/beta fold hydrolase, whose protein sequence is MTWHGQINRTIWEISEAIKKHPEQKRYRRELLRAQFLQHFEQDKAFHVPRDDRTFLFLHEGEGPVVLLLHGSAGTPAEFRELGNHLYARGISVYCPRLTRQTGRDREALWESWVTQAQMALEAVATCSEMAYVCGMSLGGTVALILHDRAPLHGMILLAPALFPRLSIKARFFQVARVVTPTVFYHFAGWNGEVLKAMEHARKNTRDIQIPVLALQAADDNRLSARGLKMVRRVAKGAESDIRMLPTGSHVLTRGERKADVFEAVNGFVEKSARATGWTPPRSGSGPDPRSDPS, encoded by the coding sequence ATGACCTGGCACGGACAGATCAACCGCACCATCTGGGAGATCTCGGAGGCGATCAAGAAGCACCCCGAGCAGAAGCGCTACCGGCGCGAGCTGCTGCGTGCGCAGTTCCTGCAGCACTTCGAGCAGGACAAGGCCTTCCACGTGCCGCGCGACGACCGCACCTTCCTGTTCCTGCACGAGGGCGAGGGCCCTGTGGTGCTGCTGCTGCACGGTTCGGCGGGCACGCCAGCCGAGTTTCGCGAGCTGGGCAACCACCTCTACGCGCGCGGCATTTCGGTGTACTGCCCGCGGCTCACGCGCCAGACCGGGCGTGACCGTGAGGCGCTGTGGGAGTCGTGGGTGACGCAGGCGCAGATGGCGCTGGAAGCGGTGGCCACCTGCTCGGAGATGGCCTACGTGTGCGGCATGAGTCTGGGCGGCACCGTGGCGCTGATCCTGCACGACCGCGCGCCGTTGCACGGGATGATCCTGCTGGCTCCCGCCCTGTTTCCCCGGCTCAGCATCAAGGCGCGCTTCTTCCAGGTGGCCCGTGTGGTGACACCCACGGTGTTCTATCACTTCGCGGGCTGGAACGGCGAGGTGCTCAAGGCCATGGAACACGCTCGCAAGAACACGCGCGACATCCAGATTCCGGTGCTCGCCCTGCAGGCCGCCGACGACAACCGCCTCTCAGCGCGCGGATTGAAGATGGTGCGGCGGGTGGCCAAGGGAGCGGAGAGCGACATCCGCATGCTACCCACGGGTTCGCACGTGCTCACGCGCGGCGAACGCAAGGCCGACGTGTTCGAAGCGGTCAACGGGTTCGTAGAAAAGTCCGCGCGCGCCACCGGGTGGACGCCGCCGCGCAGTGGCTCGGGACCGGATCCTAGATCTGATCCATCGTGA
- a CDS encoding beta-ureidopropionase: protein MKIGFLQLRPQFGRVKENVRSAKSMLAGITDTTVVLPELFNTGYLFRNAEEVRKLSESAASGYTVSELKKIAVAQQLNLVFGMAEAKNRKVYNSSVLITAKGKIHTYQKAHLFDREKLFFQPGTRAFAPVAVDGGKLGMMVCFDWFYPEVTRILALGGAQVICHPSNLVLPWCQEAMKTRCIENRVFAVTANRIGTEKRGAHQLTFTGKSQIVNPMGEVLVSAGERSESLKIVEIDPAMALDKHVTPNNDLFKDRKPALYKPLLRKVV from the coding sequence TTGAAAATCGGATTCCTGCAATTGCGCCCGCAGTTCGGGCGCGTCAAAGAGAACGTCCGTTCCGCCAAGTCGATGCTTGCGGGGATCACCGACACCACGGTGGTCCTGCCCGAGCTGTTCAACACCGGCTACCTGTTCCGCAACGCAGAGGAAGTCCGCAAACTCTCCGAGTCCGCGGCCAGCGGCTACACCGTCAGCGAACTGAAGAAGATCGCGGTGGCGCAGCAGTTGAACCTCGTGTTCGGCATGGCCGAGGCGAAGAACCGCAAGGTCTACAACTCCTCCGTGCTCATCACCGCGAAGGGAAAGATCCACACCTACCAGAAGGCGCATCTCTTCGACCGCGAGAAGCTGTTCTTCCAGCCCGGGACGCGCGCGTTCGCACCCGTCGCCGTGGACGGCGGCAAGCTGGGAATGATGGTGTGCTTCGACTGGTTCTATCCCGAGGTCACTCGTATTCTCGCCCTCGGCGGGGCGCAGGTCATCTGCCACCCGTCCAACCTGGTGCTGCCCTGGTGCCAGGAAGCCATGAAGACGCGTTGCATCGAGAACCGCGTCTTTGCCGTCACCGCCAACCGCATCGGTACGGAAAAACGCGGTGCGCATCAGCTCACCTTTACCGGCAAGAGTCAGATTGTGAATCCCATGGGTGAAGTTCTCGTCAGCGCCGGGGAACGAAGCGAGTCTCTGAAGATCGTGGAAATCGATCCGGCGATGGCATTGGACAAGCATGTCACCCCCAATAACGACCTGTTCAAAGACCGCAAGCCGGCCCTGTACAAACCGCTCCTTCGCAAGGTCGTATAA
- a CDS encoding response regulator, with protein sequence MDTPVPEAVLERCKVSIRMLAGSMLVVDLTDWSRLLGAVETLLTVHGERNLGWDERMAQVIFELIEKEELLASCHERDGEEGARKSIPTHEVDALIAGVDALREECEHMEPAPPPAPPAAASPERLGNVAAQLRAACEQVLDTITSDAWQGRNSDADTVEDLRRALGTIEFYARATDRIVASVEESVVSPRCDLAPLETALGDFATELMHGSGRELAISITGASIEMEPSLLPAAYRILHAMIGDIFERCTEGRIEVAVTVEDRRGALHWTVADNGENFLSDSRLDHEDQLAFYPGLRHVVRTLKEHHGTLAVEPGAGRQARFEFSLPASTQAESLVVWEHAGRTFSARAAQVVKVVPSNADIRRENAYGEHMLIDGRKIPLIKLDVLFPEAPSTGARIAILGALEKNVAFYVPDDGLTQVGVVLGDSIPVWKGAPHEVARVDGRRVPLLDADDLLRGYLSITGTVSYETMSSSGVQDPLDIYASGSMSGEEPVDGEGAAADVGDEIEILIIEQSEATRNAFTDILARQRLRASFAGDVEEALGLIRLKEPRVIISEFRIPTMAAKRIVDSLRKEGLAIPVLVTTSQSGKTADLLVEKLGASGYLSKPLTSSQVASQLSGFLGVVH encoded by the coding sequence GTGGACACGCCGGTTCCGGAAGCGGTGCTCGAGCGCTGCAAGGTCAGCATCCGCATGCTGGCCGGCAGCATGCTCGTGGTCGACCTGACGGACTGGTCGCGCCTGCTCGGCGCGGTGGAAACCCTGCTCACCGTGCACGGCGAGCGCAACCTGGGCTGGGACGAGCGCATGGCGCAGGTGATCTTCGAGCTCATCGAGAAGGAAGAGCTGCTCGCCTCGTGCCATGAGCGCGACGGCGAAGAGGGCGCGCGCAAGTCCATCCCCACCCACGAGGTGGATGCGCTCATCGCCGGTGTCGACGCGCTGCGCGAGGAGTGCGAACACATGGAGCCCGCGCCGCCGCCGGCACCGCCCGCCGCCGCCAGCCCGGAGCGCCTGGGCAACGTCGCCGCACAGTTGCGCGCCGCCTGCGAACAGGTTCTGGACACCATTACATCGGATGCGTGGCAGGGCCGCAACAGCGACGCGGACACCGTCGAAGACCTGCGTCGCGCGCTGGGAACCATCGAGTTCTATGCGCGCGCCACCGACCGAATCGTGGCGTCGGTGGAGGAGTCCGTCGTATCGCCTCGCTGCGACCTGGCGCCACTGGAGACCGCGCTCGGGGACTTCGCCACCGAACTCATGCACGGCTCCGGCCGCGAACTCGCCATTTCCATCACCGGCGCGAGCATCGAGATGGAACCGTCGCTGCTGCCCGCTGCGTACCGGATCCTGCACGCAATGATCGGGGACATCTTCGAAAGGTGCACCGAGGGGCGGATCGAGGTTGCGGTCACGGTTGAAGACCGGCGCGGTGCGTTGCACTGGACGGTCGCCGACAACGGAGAAAACTTCCTGTCCGATTCGCGGCTCGACCACGAGGACCAGCTCGCGTTCTACCCGGGGCTGCGGCACGTGGTTCGCACGCTCAAGGAACACCACGGCACACTGGCCGTGGAGCCCGGCGCGGGCCGGCAGGCGCGCTTCGAGTTTTCGCTGCCCGCATCCACCCAGGCCGAGTCGCTGGTGGTGTGGGAGCACGCGGGCCGCACCTTCTCGGCACGGGCCGCGCAGGTGGTGAAGGTGGTTCCATCCAACGCCGACATCCGGCGCGAGAACGCCTACGGGGAGCACATGCTCATCGACGGTCGCAAGATCCCGCTCATAAAGCTGGACGTCCTGTTTCCGGAGGCGCCCTCGACCGGGGCGCGCATCGCCATACTCGGCGCCCTGGAGAAGAACGTCGCGTTCTACGTGCCGGACGACGGGTTGACCCAGGTCGGGGTGGTGCTGGGGGATTCGATTCCGGTGTGGAAGGGTGCCCCGCACGAAGTGGCGCGCGTGGATGGCCGCCGGGTGCCGCTGCTGGACGCGGACGATCTGCTGCGCGGCTACCTGTCGATTACCGGCACGGTGAGCTACGAAACCATGTCGTCGAGCGGCGTACAGGATCCGCTGGATATCTATGCGTCGGGGAGCATGTCGGGCGAAGAGCCCGTCGATGGAGAAGGGGCTGCGGCCGACGTGGGCGACGAGATCGAGATTCTTATCATCGAACAGAGCGAGGCGACACGAAACGCCTTCACGGACATTCTTGCGCGGCAGCGCCTGCGCGCGTCGTTTGCGGGAGACGTGGAGGAGGCCCTGGGCCTGATTCGTCTCAAGGAGCCGCGCGTGATCATAAGCGAGTTCCGGATTCCGACCATGGCCGCCAAGCGCATCGTGGACTCGCTGCGCAAGGAGGGACTTGCCATCCCCGTGCTGGTCACGACGTCGCAGTCCGGCAAGACCGCCGACCTCCTGGTGGAGAAGCTCGGCGCGTC